Proteins co-encoded in one Papaver somniferum cultivar HN1 chromosome 5, ASM357369v1, whole genome shotgun sequence genomic window:
- the LOC113280667 gene encoding uncharacterized protein LOC113280667: protein MVPLNVDCSVPSVYRTFVKEAPYVSELDEKMSVTESKVVYGLHRVEIHRGSRRVHGIFLFQEALKISSKGIGVYGVLLYCVSDDRNMRVMLVINHISECFDWKQLELQYQHEYNNISTSIGLTENPMVNFSGVVGTPLLVLGTDFSYDTPVTSPNAMLE from the exons ATGGTACCACTAAATGTTGATTGCAGTGTCCCTTCAGTTTATCGTACATTTGTTAAGGAAGCTCCTTATGTCAGCGAG CTCGATGAGAAGATGAGTGTAACAGAAAGCAAGGTAGTGTACGGTTTACATAGGGTGGAGATTCACAGAGGTAGTCGGAGGGTACATGGTATCTTTCTGTTTCAGGAAGCATTGAAGATCTCATCTAAGGGAATAGGTGTGTATGGTGTTTTGTTGTATTGTGTTTCTGATGATCGTAACATGAGGGTTATGTTAGTGATTAATCACATCTCTGAGTGTTTTGACTGGAAACAGCTCGAGCTTCAGTATCAACATGAGTACAACAACATCAGTACTAGCATTGGCTTGACAGAAAACCCCATGGTCAATTTCTCTGGAGTTGTAGGAACACCCCTTCTTGTTCTTGGTACTGATTTTTCTTACGACACTCCGGTAACCTCACCAAATGCAATGCTGGAGTGA